A stretch of the Nicotiana tabacum cultivar K326 chromosome 6, ASM71507v2, whole genome shotgun sequence genome encodes the following:
- the LOC107771021 gene encoding (R)-mandelonitrile lyase-like, producing the protein MAKSCTLYRSYFIFFTVMTLISLPTTHSDSSNESPNYMRFVFNATGFPSENYYDYIVVGGGTAGCPLAATLSEKYKVLLLERGGVPYGKPNLMSQEGFLTVLTDVDEFESPAQTFTSEDGVPNARGRILGGSSAINAGFYSRADQDFYVRSGIKWDLHVVNQSYEWVERSIVFRPELKNWQSAVRDGLVEAGIDPFNGFSLDHVLGTKIGGSTFDSSGRRHSAADLLNYANPSNIQVAVYASVERVLLAQSAPYSPSKMTAIGVIFRDQAGRYHHSMVRGKGEVLLSAGALGSPQLLLLSGVGPRPYLSTWGIPVAHHLPYVGQFLFDNPRNGISIVPPMPLEHSLIQVVGITDAGAYLEAASNVIPFASPANSVFSRSSSSPVYLTVATLMEKIVGPVSSGSLRLASTDVRANPIVRFNYFSSPGDIERCVNGSRKIANVLRTRTMDIFKFDQWFGGRDFRYVGPALPVDESNDELMREFCHRTVSTIWHYHGGCVVGKVVDQNLRVLGIDGLRVVDGSVFSVSPGTNPQATLLMLGRYVGMVMLRERFR; encoded by the exons ATGGCAAAATCTTGTACTCTTTACAGGTCATACTTCATCTTTTTCACCGTCATGACGTTAATTTCGCTGCCCACAACACATTCTGATTCTTCTAACGAGA GTCCAAATTACATGCGGTTTGTGTTTAATGCAACGGGATTCCCATCGGAAAACTACTATGACTACATCGTGGTGGGAGGTGGCACCGCCGGCTGTCCACTGGCGGCTACACTGTCAGAGAAGTACAAAGTTTTACTTCTTGAAAGAGGCGGTGTTCCATATGGAAAGCCTAATTTGATGAGCCAAGAAGGATTTCTCACAGTACTCACTGACGTTGATGAATTTGAGTCCCCTGCTCAAACCTTCACCTCTGAAGACGGAGTTCCAAATGCCAGAGGTCGTATTCTTGGAGGTAGTAGTGCAATTAATGCTGGTTTTTACAGTAGAGCTGATCAAGATTTTTATGTTAGGTCAGGGATTAAATGGGATTTACATGTTGTTAATCAATCTTATGAATGGGTTGAGAGGTCTATTGTGTTTAGGCCTGAACTCAAGAATTGGCAATCAGCTGTGAGGGATGGGTTAGTGGAAGCTGGTATTGATCCCTTTAATGGGTTTAGCTTAGATCATGTTCTTGGTACTAAGATTGGTGGCTCCACTTTTGATAGTTCTGGACGTAGGCATAGTGCTGCTGATCTTCTTAACTATGCAAATCCTTCCAATATTCAGGTAGCTGTGTATGCTAGTGTAGAGAGGGTTCTTCTAGCTCAGTCAGCACCTTATTCTCCCTCTAAGATGACTGCGATTGGCGTGATTTTTCGTGATCAAGCTGGGCGATATCACCATAgcatggtgaggggaaagggtgAGGTTTTACTGTCAGCAGGTGCTCTTGGTAGCCCACAGTTGCTTCTCTTGAGTGGTGTTGGTCCTAGGCCTTATCTCTCCACATGGGGTATTCCTGTTGCTCACCATTTACCTTATGTGGGGCAGTTTTTGTTTGATAATCCAAGAAATGGTATCTCAATTGTGCCACCGATGCCGCTGGAGCATTCTTTGATTCAGGTTGTGGGGATTACTGATGCAGGGGCTTATTTGGAGGCTGCCTCTAATGTCATTCCATTTGCTTCCCCTGCCAACTCTGTTTTCAGCAGGAGTTCTTCTTCTCCGGTGTATCTCACTGTTGCCACACTCATGGAGAAGATTGTTGGACCAGTTTCTTCGGGTTCACTTAGGTTGGCATCGACAGATGTTAGGGCTAACCCCATTGTTCGATTCAATTACTTCAGTAGCCCCGGAGATATAGAGAGGTGTGTCAATGGAAGCAGGAAAATTGCGAATGTTTTGAGAACCAGAACAATGGATATTTTCAAGTTTGATCAGTGGTTTGGTGGTAGGGATTTTAGATATGTTGGTCCTGCTTTGCCTGTTGATGAGTCGAATGATGAGCTTATGAGGGAGTTTTGCCATCGAACAGTCAGTACCATTTGGCACTATCATGGTGGCTGTGTTGTGGGGAAGGTGGTTGATCAGAATTTGAGAGTGCTTGGCATTGATGGCCTCAGAGTTGTTGATGGTTCTGTTTTCAGTGTGTCCCCAGGGACCAACCCCCAGGCTACTCTTCTCATGCTTGGACG GTATGTTGGCATGGTGATGCTTAGGGAGAGGTTCAGATAG
- the LOC107771020 gene encoding DNA-dependent metalloprotease WSS1-like isoform X2, with product MDLNDLNKVWEVKPLKKVRDDEAREILEKVAKQVQPIMRQRKWKVKLLSEFCPANPSLLGLNIGGGAEVKLRLRRPNNELDFFPYTQILHTMLHELCHNEYGPHNADFYNLLDEIRKECEELMVKGITGTGQGFDLPGKRLGGFSRQPPLSSLRQKALAAAENRSRVGALLPSGPKRLGGDSSIKAALTPIQAAAMAAKRRLHDDLWCGSKMVESEGPSESSKTSVGPKPDHISVLGTDPQIMWECCTCTLLNQPLALLCGACGTPKDRGNEAKAAKVWSCKFCTLHNNHEVDRCLACGEWRYSYGPPVSTTGPHIGT from the exons ATGGATCTTAATGATCTGAACAAGGTCTGGGAAGTCAAACCTTTGAAGAAGGTGCGTGATGATGAGGCAAGAGAAATTCTTGAAAAGGTAGCGAAGCAAGTGCAACCTATAATGCGCCAACGGAAATGGAAAGTCAAGTTGCTCTCTGAATTTTG TCCTGCCAATCCATCACTTTTAGGACTCAACATAGGAGGAGGTGCAGAGGTTAAGCTTAGATTGCGGCGACCAAACAATGAGTTGGACTTCTTCCCTTATACTCAAATTCTTCACACCATGCTTCATGAACTCTGCCACAATGAATATGGCCCACATAATGCTGATTTTTATAACCTATTGGACGAAATCAGGAAG GAATGTGAAGAGCTTATGGTTAAAGGAATTACAGGTACTGGACAAGGATTTGATCTCCCCGGAAAGCGATTGGGTGGGTTTTCTCGACAACCTCCATTGTCATCATTGCGGCAGAAAGCACTGGCTGCTGCAGAAAATAGATCACGAGTTGGAGCACTTTTGCCATCGGGGCCTAAGCGTCTGGGGGGTGATAGTAGCATTAAGGCTGCACTCACCCCAATTCAGGCTGCCGCTATGGCTGCAAAAAGGAGGTTACACGATGATCTGTGGTGCGGCTCCAAAATGGTAGAGAGCGAGGGACCTTCTGAAAGCTCTAAAACTTCAGTAGGACCAAAGCCTGATCATATTTCAGTTCTAGGAACCGATCCTCAGATAATGTGGGAATGTTGTACGTGTACTTTATTGAATCAG CCGCTAGCGCTTCTATGTGGAGCTTGTGGAACCCCAAAGGATAGAGGAAATGAAGCAAAGGCAGCAAAAGTCTGGTCTTGTAAGTTTTGCACGTTACATAATAACCACGAGGTTGACCGGTGCTTAGCTTGTGGAGAGTGGAGATACTCTTATGGTCCACCTGTTTCAACCACTGGTCCTCATATTGGCACCTAA
- the LOC107771019 gene encoding mitogen-activated protein kinase kinase 5-like: protein MRPLQPPPPAAAATTSSSTTASPMPPPPSRNRPRRRTDLTLPLPQRDPALAVPLPLPPTSAPSSSSSSSSSPLPTPLNFSELERINRIGSGAGGTVYKVLHRPTGRLYALKVIYGNHEDSVRLQMCREIEILRDVDNPNVVRCHDMFDHNGEIQVLLEFMDKGSLEGIHIPKESALSDLTRQVLSGLYYLHRRKIVHRDIKPSNLLINSRREVKIADFGVSRVLAQTMDPCNSSVGTIAYMSPERINTDLNHGQYDGYAGDIWSLGVSILEFYLGRFPFSVGRSGDWASLMCAICMSQPPEAPANASREFRDFIACCLQRDPARRWTAVQLLRHPFITQNSPAATTTGNMMPLPNQVHQPAHQLLPPPPHFSS, encoded by the coding sequence atgCGACCTCTTCAACCACCCCCACCAGCCGCCGCCgccaccacctcctcctccaccaccGCATCACCTATGCCCCCTCCTCCTTCACGCAACCGTCCCCGTCGTCGCACCGATTTAACTCTCCCCCTTCCCCAACGTGACCCAGCTCTCGCCgtacccctccccctcccccctacTTCCGCCCCTTCTTCCTCGTCGTCTTCCTCTTCCTCCCCACTCCCCACCCCCTTAAACTTCTCCGAACTTGAGCGTATCAATCGCATCGGCAGCGGCGCTGGCGGTACGGTTTACAAAGTCCTACATCGCCCCACCGGAAGACTCTACGCTCTCAAAGTCATCTACGGTAACCACGAGGACTCCGTTCGCCTTCAGATGTGCCGTGAGATCGAGATTCTCCGTGACGTCGACAACCCTAACGTCGTTAGATGTCACGATATGTTCGATCACAACGGTGAAATCCAAGTCCTCCTTGAATTCATGGATAAAGGCTCTCTCGAAGGGATCCACATCCCTAAAGAGTCAGCTCTTTCGGATCTAACCCGACAAGTCCTCTCGGGTCTCTATTATCTCCACAGGCGTAAGATTGTGCACAGAGATATCAAGCCCTCGAATTTACTAATCAACTCGAGGCGCGAGGTGAAAATTGCTGACTTTGGGGTGTCGAGAGTGCTGGCACAAACTATGGATCCTTGTAATTCGTCAGTTGGGACAATTGCCTATATGAGTCCAGAGAGAATCAACACAGATCTGAATCATGGACAGTACGATGGGTATGCTGGAGATATATGGAGTCTTGGTGTTAGCATATTGGAGTTTTATTTGGGAAGGTTTCCGTTTTCTGTTGGGAGGTCAGGTGATTGGGCTAGTCTTATGTGCGCCATTTGTATGTCGCAGCCGCCGGAGGCTCCGGCGAATGCTTCTAGAGAGTTCAGGGACTTTATTGCTTGCTGTTTGCAGAGGGATCCTGCACGACGGTGGACGGCGGTGCAGCTGTTGCGTCATCCATTTATTACCCAGAATAGCCCAGCCGCCACCACCACCGGTAATATGATGCCACTTCCTAATCAGGTTCATCAGCCAGCACATCAATTGTTACCTCCACCTCCTCATTTTTCTTCTTAA
- the LOC107771020 gene encoding DNA-dependent metalloprotease WSS1-like isoform X1, producing MPWVKEKPRAWLWFSTSHMDLNDLNKVWEVKPLKKVRDDEAREILEKVAKQVQPIMRQRKWKVKLLSEFCPANPSLLGLNIGGGAEVKLRLRRPNNELDFFPYTQILHTMLHELCHNEYGPHNADFYNLLDEIRKECEELMVKGITGTGQGFDLPGKRLGGFSRQPPLSSLRQKALAAAENRSRVGALLPSGPKRLGGDSSIKAALTPIQAAAMAAKRRLHDDLWCGSKMVESEGPSESSKTSVGPKPDHISVLGTDPQIMWECCTCTLLNQPLALLCGACGTPKDRGNEAKAAKVWSCKFCTLHNNHEVDRCLACGEWRYSYGPPVSTTGPHIGT from the exons ATGCCCTGGGTGAAAGAGAAGCCTCGAG CTTGGTTGTGGTTTTCCACCAGCCACATGGATCTTAATGATCTGAACAAGGTCTGGGAAGTCAAACCTTTGAAGAAGGTGCGTGATGATGAGGCAAGAGAAATTCTTGAAAAGGTAGCGAAGCAAGTGCAACCTATAATGCGCCAACGGAAATGGAAAGTCAAGTTGCTCTCTGAATTTTG TCCTGCCAATCCATCACTTTTAGGACTCAACATAGGAGGAGGTGCAGAGGTTAAGCTTAGATTGCGGCGACCAAACAATGAGTTGGACTTCTTCCCTTATACTCAAATTCTTCACACCATGCTTCATGAACTCTGCCACAATGAATATGGCCCACATAATGCTGATTTTTATAACCTATTGGACGAAATCAGGAAG GAATGTGAAGAGCTTATGGTTAAAGGAATTACAGGTACTGGACAAGGATTTGATCTCCCCGGAAAGCGATTGGGTGGGTTTTCTCGACAACCTCCATTGTCATCATTGCGGCAGAAAGCACTGGCTGCTGCAGAAAATAGATCACGAGTTGGAGCACTTTTGCCATCGGGGCCTAAGCGTCTGGGGGGTGATAGTAGCATTAAGGCTGCACTCACCCCAATTCAGGCTGCCGCTATGGCTGCAAAAAGGAGGTTACACGATGATCTGTGGTGCGGCTCCAAAATGGTAGAGAGCGAGGGACCTTCTGAAAGCTCTAAAACTTCAGTAGGACCAAAGCCTGATCATATTTCAGTTCTAGGAACCGATCCTCAGATAATGTGGGAATGTTGTACGTGTACTTTATTGAATCAG CCGCTAGCGCTTCTATGTGGAGCTTGTGGAACCCCAAAGGATAGAGGAAATGAAGCAAAGGCAGCAAAAGTCTGGTCTTGTAAGTTTTGCACGTTACATAATAACCACGAGGTTGACCGGTGCTTAGCTTGTGGAGAGTGGAGATACTCTTATGGTCCACCTGTTTCAACCACTGGTCCTCATATTGGCACCTAA